In Natronomonas halophila, one DNA window encodes the following:
- a CDS encoding GNAT family N-acetyltransferase yields MDVRRVDSEAEMADALTVRREVFIEEQGVPEDLEIDGKDEEAIHFVAYSGGDAVGAARLREHDEAAAKVERVAVVEDERETGLGRAIMDTVEDAARAEGYESVLLHAQAPVIGFYETLGYEITSDEFEEAGIPHREMRKSL; encoded by the coding sequence ATGGACGTTCGGCGCGTCGACAGCGAGGCGGAGATGGCGGATGCCCTTACGGTTCGCCGTGAGGTGTTCATCGAAGAGCAGGGCGTCCCGGAGGACCTCGAAATCGACGGCAAGGACGAGGAAGCGATTCATTTCGTCGCCTACAGCGGGGGCGATGCCGTGGGTGCGGCCCGGCTCCGCGAGCACGACGAGGCGGCGGCGAAAGTCGAACGCGTGGCCGTCGTCGAGGACGAGCGGGAGACGGGACTGGGTCGGGCCATCATGGATACCGTCGAGGACGCCGCGCGAGCGGAGGGCTACGAGAGCGTTCTGCTCCACGCACAGGCGCCGGTTATCGGCTTCTACGAGACGTTGGGCTACGAAATCACGAGCGATGAGTTCGAAGAGGCGGGCATCCCCCATCGGGAGATGCGGAAGTCCCTCTAG
- the thiM gene encoding hydroxyethylthiazole kinase, translating to MSEVDIDLSAALASVEQAGPLVNSVTNNVTVNDVANVTLHWGGLPVMSDDEREVGEMVSTAQACLLNMGTVDEAGERAMMAAGDAANESDVPLVVDPVGVGATSVRDGVAGRLVSDLDVTVLKGNYAEITALVGEDAEVRGVESVGEYSDIAETAVACAREHDTVVVASGETDVVATDEAAYEVSVGHPLMGQVVGTGCMLGVTLATFGGGLGVDRPLEIALAGTACFGLAGERAADEGEYNGPASYKTAFLDTVANMGAANAPVADERIERVLSVE from the coding sequence ATGTCTGAGGTCGATATCGACCTCTCGGCGGCGCTGGCGTCTGTCGAACAGGCCGGCCCGCTGGTCAACTCCGTGACGAACAACGTGACGGTCAACGACGTTGCCAACGTCACCCTGCACTGGGGCGGCCTGCCGGTCATGTCCGACGACGAACGGGAAGTCGGCGAGATGGTCTCGACCGCACAGGCCTGTCTGCTCAACATGGGCACGGTCGACGAGGCCGGCGAGCGGGCGATGATGGCAGCCGGCGATGCTGCCAACGAAAGCGACGTTCCCCTCGTCGTCGACCCGGTTGGCGTCGGCGCCACGTCGGTGCGGGACGGCGTCGCCGGACGGCTCGTCTCCGACCTCGACGTGACAGTCCTGAAAGGCAATTACGCCGAAATCACGGCACTCGTCGGAGAGGATGCGGAGGTCCGCGGTGTCGAATCGGTCGGCGAATACTCCGATATCGCCGAAACTGCCGTCGCCTGCGCTCGGGAACACGATACCGTCGTGGTCGCCTCCGGCGAGACGGACGTCGTTGCCACCGACGAAGCCGCCTACGAGGTGTCGGTCGGCCACCCGCTGATGGGACAGGTCGTCGGCACCGGCTGTATGCTCGGGGTCACCCTCGCGACGTTCGGCGGCGGCCTCGGCGTCGACCGGCCGCTCGAAATCGCGCTCGCGGGCACCGCCTGCTTCGGCCTCGCCGGCGAACGCGCAGCGGATGAGGGCGAATACAACGGCCCTGCGAGTTACAAAACGGCGTTCCTCGATACGGTCGCCAACATGGGTGCGGCGAACGCCCCCGTTGCCGACGAGCGTATTGAGCGGGTGCTTTCGGTGGAGTAA
- the thiE gene encoding thiamine phosphate synthase, translating to MTDEFGVYLVTDEGLSAGRSTVEIVEAAIRGGIDVVQLREKSASATDRYELGRKLRELTREADVPLIVNDRVDLAVALDADGVHLGDDDLPVSVAREQLGEEAIIGRSVSTPEAARRAEAAGADYLGVGAVFATESKGDVPPEEMGIGLDRIRAVREATDLPFVGIGGVTPENAADVVQAGADGVAVISAITGADDPEAATQELHDAVRGRGVSADV from the coding sequence ATGACCGACGAATTCGGCGTGTATCTGGTGACCGACGAGGGCCTTTCAGCGGGTCGCTCGACGGTCGAAATCGTCGAGGCCGCCATCCGTGGCGGCATCGATGTCGTCCAGTTGCGCGAAAAATCCGCCAGCGCGACCGACCGTTACGAACTCGGACGGAAACTCCGCGAACTGACCCGCGAGGCCGACGTTCCGCTCATCGTCAACGACCGCGTCGACCTCGCAGTCGCGCTCGATGCCGACGGCGTCCATCTCGGCGACGACGACCTGCCCGTCTCGGTCGCCCGCGAGCAGTTGGGCGAGGAGGCCATCATCGGCCGGTCGGTCTCGACGCCCGAGGCCGCCCGACGGGCCGAAGCGGCCGGCGCGGATTACCTCGGTGTCGGCGCCGTCTTCGCGACGGAGTCGAAAGGCGACGTGCCGCCCGAGGAGATGGGTATCGGCCTCGACCGGATTCGCGCGGTTCGAGAGGCGACGGACCTGCCGTTCGTCGGCATCGGCGGTGTGACGCCCGAAAACGCCGCGGACGTGGTTCAGGCGGGTGCCGACGGTGTTGCCGTCATCTCGGCGATTACGGGTGCCGACGACCCCGAAGCCGCGACTCAGGAACTCCACGATGCGGTCCGAGGGCGAGGGGTATCGGCTGATGTCTGA
- a CDS encoding metal-dependent hydrolase, with protein MDLTWYGHSTWHVSLEDTDLLIDPFFDNPKTDTDPEELDPDYVLLTHGHADHIGDVDRYEGAGLVAVPELVSYVEDNFGDYDAVGGIGMNIGGTVECGDAWVTMTQAAHTNGIETDYGASAGVPGGFVISEKKPTQEADRDNTAFYHAGDTSLLTEMRDVIGPFLEPDFAALPAGDHFTMGPTQAAIAADWLGVDYAAPMHYDTFPPIEIDTADFERELKATGTEAEAVILKGEETFTLDG; from the coding sequence ATGGACCTTACCTGGTACGGTCATTCGACGTGGCATGTGAGCCTCGAAGATACCGACCTACTCATCGACCCGTTCTTCGACAACCCGAAGACCGACACCGACCCCGAGGAACTGGACCCCGACTACGTCCTCCTCACGCACGGCCACGCCGACCACATCGGCGACGTCGACCGCTACGAGGGTGCTGGCCTCGTCGCGGTGCCGGAACTGGTCTCCTATGTCGAGGACAACTTCGGCGACTACGACGCCGTCGGGGGGATAGGGATGAACATCGGTGGCACCGTCGAGTGCGGCGACGCGTGGGTGACGATGACACAGGCGGCCCACACCAACGGCATCGAGACCGATTACGGCGCCTCCGCCGGCGTCCCGGGCGGTTTCGTCATCAGCGAAAAGAAGCCCACGCAGGAAGCCGACCGCGACAACACCGCCTTCTACCACGCCGGTGACACCAGCCTACTGACCGAGATGCGCGACGTCATCGGGCCGTTCCTCGAGCCCGACTTCGCCGCGCTGCCGGCCGGCGACCACTTCACGATGGGGCCGACACAGGCCGCCATCGCCGCCGACTGGCTCGGCGTCGACTACGCCGCCCCGATGCACTACGACACCTTCCCGCCCATCGAAATCGACACCGCCGACTTCGAACGCGAACTGAAGGCCACCGGCACCGAGGCCGAGGCAGTCATCCTCAAAGGCGAAGAGACGTTCACGCTGGACGGCTGA
- a CDS encoding XapX domain-containing protein, translated as MVDASLVIALLALLTGFITGAVFSFAGVPIPAPPSIAGVLGIVGIYIGYKAIDYLGWGYNLIEALGL; from the coding sequence AAGCCTCGTTATCGCACTTTTGGCCCTGCTGACTGGGTTCATTACCGGCGCCGTCTTCTCCTTTGCCGGCGTCCCAATCCCGGCGCCGCCCTCGATTGCGGGCGTACTCGGCATCGTCGGCATCTACATCGGCTACAAGGCCATCGACTATCTCGGGTGGGGGTACAACCTCATCGAGGCACTCGGCCTGTAG
- a CDS encoding OsmC family protein, with protein MADINTTTVNEEKYHALSRAGDFELSIDATEQEGPSPNQVLVADYASCFTFACRAGASNELDIDLGKVETEAEADINDDDDLTAIRFHMQIEADLSDDEVDDVLELGEDICHVHDSLKESLYADVDVTTGAF; from the coding sequence ATGGCTGATATAAACACCACCACCGTCAACGAAGAGAAGTATCACGCGCTGAGCCGTGCCGGCGATTTCGAACTCAGCATCGACGCAACCGAGCAGGAAGGCCCCAGCCCCAATCAGGTTCTCGTCGCCGACTACGCCTCCTGCTTTACGTTCGCCTGCCGTGCCGGCGCCTCGAACGAACTCGACATCGACCTCGGCAAGGTCGAAACCGAAGCCGAGGCCGACATCAACGACGATGACGACCTCACCGCGATTCGCTTCCACATGCAAATCGAGGCCGACCTCAGCGACGACGAGGTAGACGACGTTCTCGAACTCGGCGAGGACATCTGCCACGTCCACGATTCGCTGAAGGAGAGCCTCTACGCCGACGTCGACGTGACGACGGGCGCTTTCTAA